The Leguminivora glycinivorella isolate SPB_JAAS2020 chromosome 1, LegGlyc_1.1, whole genome shotgun sequence genome includes a region encoding these proteins:
- the LOC125228216 gene encoding LOW QUALITY PROTEIN: organic cation transporter protein-like (The sequence of the model RefSeq protein was modified relative to this genomic sequence to represent the inferred CDS: deleted 2 bases in 1 codon), with protein sequence MVQRVSDTEKSVPEDTFSQLLGQFGKWQLIIFLSVFLIKFASGWVQMTILFLTPKVTYWCEEFPENHTGVIANGSCYKDCVKYAYDTSPMESTIVSEWDLVCDRAWMASFTQMMLQLGILIGSIVFGFLSDRFGRRITFLASIIGLVLFSFCVPFSPSYPLFTLTRFLLGFATAGTMVISFVIIMEAVGPKYREAFGCIFHIPFIFGHLTIPVFAYFFRTWQSYTLAIAVPQVVYLSYFLIMTESPRWLVSVGRVDEATEIVKKAAIMNKMPTEKIEETLKKVSHELVTREAPKVHYGDLFRPNLWVRTVCACALWVITGVTFYGVNQYISQTSSSLYISIAAAAVIQLPANLLSIWCVRTLGRKATTIAAFALGGLCLLTLGVVGDNFWLKFTLGTLGVSFMAIDATTIYIYSSELFPTVVRNMAMGLCSVGMRIGSMAAPFISNLAVTAPWLPTVIFGFAPLIGAAICLLLPETKGKKLPDNFEDIES encoded by the exons ATGGTTCAAAGAGTATCAGACACGGAGAAATCAGTTCCCGAAGACACATTCTCCCAACTTCTAGGACAATTCGGGAAATGGCAACTAATAATCTTTCTGTCAGTGTTCCTCATCAAATTTGCATCAGGATGGGTGCAGATGACGATACTGTTTCTAACACCTAAAGTGACTTATTGGTGTGAGGAGTTTCCAGAGAATCATACGGGGGTTATAGCCAACGGGAGTTGTTACAAGGACTGTGTGAAGTACGCGTATGACACGAGTCCTATGGAGAGTACGATAGTGTCGGAGTGGGATCTGGTGTGCGATCGGGCGTGGATGGCCAGCTTTACGCAGATGATGCTGCAGTTGGGGATATTGATCGGGAGCATCGTTTTTGGATTTCTTTCTGACAG atttggcCGCCGCATAACCTTCCTCGCCTCCATCATCGGCCTCGTTCTGTTCTCGTTCTGCGTCCCCTTCTCCCCCAGCTACCCCCTCTTTACCCTCACCCGCTTCCTCCTCGGCTTCGCCACCGCCGGCACCATGGTCATCTCCTTCGTCATCATCATGGAGGCCGTCGGCCCCAAGTACAGGGAGGCCTTCGGCTGCATCTTCCATATCCCTTTCATCTTCGGACACCTCACTATACCAGTCTTCGCATACTTCTTCAGGACTTGGCAGTCGTACACGTTGGCTATAGCAGTTCCTCAAGTGGTGTACTTGAGTTACTTTCTGATAATGACGGAATCTCCGCGGTGGTTGGTGAGCGTGGGGAGAGTGGACGAGGCCACGGAGATTGTGAAGAAAGCTGCTATTAT GAACAAAATGCCAACGGAGAAGATAGAAGAGACCCTCAAGAAGGTCTCCCACGAGCTGGTGACCCGCGAAGCGCCGAAGGTCCACTACGGGGACCTGTTCCGGCCTAACCTGTGGGTCCGGACCGTGTGCGCCTGCGCTCTGTGGGTCATCACTGGGGTCACGTTCTATGGGGTCAACCAGTACATCAGTCAGACTAGCTCAAGTTTATATATTAGTATTGCCGCTGCTGCTGTCATCCAG TTACCCGCCAACCTGCTCTCAATCTGGTGCGTCCGCACGCTCGGGCGCAAGGCCACCACCATCGCCGCCTTCGCCCTCGGCGGCCTCTGCCTGCTGACCCTGGGCGTCGTCGGGGACAACTTCTGGCTCAAGTTCACGCTCGGAACATTAGGAGTCAGCTTCATGGCTATAGACGCTACTACCATCTATATATACTCCTCAGAACTATTCCCTACAGTGGTCAGGAATATGGCTATGGGTTTATGTTCTGTAGGGATGAGGATTGGATCTATGGCGGCTCCGTTCATTTCCAACTTAGCGGTGACC GCACCATGGCTGCCGACGGTCATCTTTGGATTTGCTCCGTTGATCGGAGCGGCTATTTGTCTGTTATTACCAGAAACTAAAGGCAAGAAACTGCCGGATAATTTTGAAGATATTGAAAGCTAG